The DNA window CATACCCCTGAAATTAGCAGTGCTGCTTCTAGGGGATATCTGTACAACACTGGAAAGGACCTGGGTAAACATGGTGACTGTATGCACAGTAGGAATTGTAGGATGGTGGTGTGGTGGGAAAATGAATCCTGTGGCTGGGGTGAAGTCGGCCCTGAAGGCCTGAGCAGTCCCAAGCAGGAAAGTGTCGCAAGTGGAAGGGACAGAATAAGTGTTGCCTACGGCACTGGTGACATTCACTACACCAAAATCCAAAGGTGGCTTAAAAACAGAGTCTTTAGATGTGCTGGCTAGGGTGGTGGACATGACCACAGAGGTGGCCTTGACCAGGCCATGGAAATGATGGGTAGAAGCATGAGTAAATGGAGGAGGGGTCTGCTTGGAGGAGAAAGGAGCTATCATGGGCGTAGTTTTAAGTGGATCTATGCTGCCAAAGATAGGCTTGAAGGTAGGAGTTAAGGTACCCTGAATTGTGGAAAGGGAAGAGATTGAAGATGCTGCAGCTGTGACTGAAATTCTGGAATATGAGGAGCTTCCAATCTCGCTGTTGTGCAGGGGCCCCAAAATCGGTTTTAACATGAGGTGAGCAGAAGTTGCATCAGGAGGTGCAGATGCAGAAAGATGGGATGTTGGGCTACTCACCATTCCAAGCAAAGTACTTTGGATGGTGGGTGGTGCAGGTGGGTCTGGGGGCATGGGAGACCTGTCAGCCTGAGAGGTTGAAGGCGGCCAGGTGGTGTCAGTAACTGGTAATGTGGGAGAGGTGGGGGTCAGCAGGATGAAAGTAGCTGTGGGCTTTGAGTCTGGAGAGGTGCCTGGAAGGAGCTCTGACTGTGAGCACCCAGGTGGGGTCGGTAGGCTGGGTGTCTTCAAAGGAGAATGGGCCACACTGGTTGCCTCTCCCGTGGACTGTGGAGAGGCCAGTGGACCTAGAGACTTCTgcatttttcttaagttttcCAACTGAGGATTTGCTCCCTGGGTTAGATCTGTTTCTGAAGAAGGCAGAGCAAGAGACAAGGAAGGCTGAATAGCAAGCCAAGTCTCAGGGAAAGGGTCTGTGTTGACCTCAGTTGTATCTTCTCCTGCGTTGTTGCTTACCTGTAGCTCAGCTTTCTTCCCCAAAGTCAAGTTCTCATCAGAGACTGCATAACCAAGCTGGGGAGGTGGGATCTCTGACACCAGGTTCTCAGGGCTAGACGGCAGCTGTGGAATCTTCTGGTTTTGCTGCCCAGAACTTTCAGATCCTCCTAGGGACTCAAAATCTGATACCAGTGGGACTGGAGAGGAAGGCCGATgacaacttttttccttttttattggcCACTCTGGTGTCTCGAATGATACACTGGGAACACTTCTCTTCCAAGGGTCTGAGAAATTTCTGCAAGAGCTGTAAGAGCTGCCAATAGCATTCCTTTTGGAGCTGAGGGTGCCACCTCTGTATATGCTGGCCAAGGAGCTCATGGAGGAGCAATTGGGCCTCTTAGTCAAGCTGTGATCTGAGCCCCAGGAGTGGAGACTTCTCTTCAGCGGCCCAGGCCTGGGCACAAAAGAAGTGAGGGTTCCATTTTTCATCAGGGGCTTAAATGCCGATGGTCTGGTCTCTGGACTCCTTCTCTTACTGTCCAGACTCTCAGGGAATAGTGGTTCTTCCAacctccctttcccttttctgcaCTCTCTGAGGGCCCTCAACACTGTCTCCTTTGAACATGGATCTGCGAGCTCCTCAGAGGGCGGGAGTCCTGCAAGGGCAATTACATCTTCAGGAGAAGTGGAAGGGGGCACTCTCTGGTCAGGAGGAGTGATCCTGATGGTCA is part of the Homo sapiens chromosome 6, GRCh38.p14 Primary Assembly genome and encodes:
- the POM121L2 gene encoding POM121-like protein 2; amino-acid sequence: MGSFLSKLELSPSSPAQVRTDLPERPTKRRPPQPLHQVHRVQFVHRAHPAPRYRPVRRRPNLDPANPTTWLANEAWRRFPMKKSQNSPLGPLPSDWWESYLKRTIWSLRHPRPIWSPVTIRITPPDQRVPPSTSPEDVIALAGLPPSEELADPCSKETVLRALRECRKGKGRLEEPLFPESLDSKRRSPETRPSAFKPLMKNGTLTSFVPRPGPLKRSLHSWGSDHSLTKRPNCSSMSSLASIYRGGTLSSKRNAIGSSYSSCRNFSDPWKRSVPSVSFETPEWPIKKEKSCHRPSSPVPLVSDFESLGGSESSGQQNQKIPQLPSSPENLVSEIPPPQLGYAVSDENLTLGKKAELQVSNNAGEDTTEVNTDPFPETWLAIQPSLSLALPSSETDLTQGANPQLENLRKMQKSLGPLASPQSTGEATSVAHSPLKTPSLPTPPGCSQSELLPGTSPDSKPTATFILLTPTSPTLPVTDTTWPPSTSQADRSPMPPDPPAPPTIQSTLLGMVSSPTSHLSASAPPDATSAHLMLKPILGPLHNSEIGSSSYSRISVTAAASSISSLSTIQGTLTPTFKPIFGSIDPLKTTPMIAPFSSKQTPPPFTHASTHHFHGLVKATSVVMSTTLASTSKDSVFKPPLDFGVVNVTSAVGNTYSVPSTCDTFLLGTAQAFRADFTPATGFIFPPHHHPTIPTVHTVTMFTQVLSSVVQISPRSSTANFRGMGSPLPASALVSTNWLASTPSISNLTPAITSPLGSSSRPPFPLSQGANPQPAFGATNGQKQGPSQPALMPSVSSSFLFGSSAVALPTPMPTPAQPAFISTTQSALGCLTPSASTSQTPASTWSGIGGIPAGFPISQASTTGFRIVIQTHQSGAFGSVFGSRAPQPFTFGGFVTPMDCDESGIIMTGPDMSPTSGAFSIGALPSGTTNTMIPFGKGWSQNTEGLPSHRTAFSLGRGSISARKTMAPIAQNTPVPGQAKAGSSVGFGMPFPPAQGSVGRGPFRSSASSFSIGAKSKTPKNREKGHSRRHHAYKK